In Aspergillus nidulans FGSC A4 chromosome II, the genomic stretch CAAAAAGCGGCAGCGACGCTAACCGTATACAGAATCTTGAGGAACGACCAAAAATGTGCTCTGACCTTCAGTTCTCTCCCGGTCTTGCGGCGTACCCCCGGTCCAGCGTCCACAATCGCCGTTTCGTCAACATTATCAAATAACACTGGCCGTCGCGCCGGTGTATCGCATCATAATGGCTTCCTCCTTTTGCTCAGGATGCCTGACGCGGCTTCGCCAGGGACCTCGCGCCGTTTTACCACCAACCACAGCAGTATCTCGAGCGGCATTTCACACATCCACCGCTCTCCACCGGGCAGTTCAGAAACCTAAAGTCTCAGGACATGAGGGTCCCAAATATCGTGTTGGAGCAGCTgtcaagatcaagaagaagaaaccgaTGGAGAAGTCACGCCCCCCCGCCGTCGGAGAGCGCAAAGCCCTCCGCAAGCGGATCATTCTGAGCAACCCGAATGCTCTCGAGGTCGAAGGTATGCAGGAGCTCAACGGCGAAACGATGGTGGATTCGCGTCTTCGTGGCCAAGTCCTCGCCCTTCCCGTGCCGATGATCGATCAATTGCGTGCTGTACAGGCGTTCAAGACCAGTCAGGGTTGGTCGATCTTCCGCCGTCCAGGGACAGTTCTGAGACGGGAGACCTTGGAGATGGGCCGGTTGTTTGATAACATCTCTGGTGAGGCTGCAGGCAGTAGAACTGTTGTGAAGAAGATTATCACCGGACAGAGAAAGACGGGGAAAAGCGTCCATCTGTTACAGGCAATGGCGATGGGATTCACGAAGGAGTGGGTAGTTATTACTGTGCCGGAAGGTGAGCTCATACATCTTTCTAGATTTCATTCCAGATGAATCGTTGCTGATTGAATCATTAGCACGGGATTTAGTTACTGGAACCACTAGCTATGCGCCCCTGTCTGAAGAGGAGCCCAACGCATACGTGCAAAACGCGGTAACGGCAGCGTTGCTATCTCGCACTGTCACTGCTAATCAGAAGGTCCTCTCCGCGCTCCATATTTCTCAACATCACCCTGCTCTTTCAGCGGTTAAGCCCGGCATGACGTTGGAAGACCTTGCGAAACTTGGCATTCAGGACCAGGCGAACGCGTGGCCTGTTTTCAAGGCTCTTTGGGCAGAACTTACAGCAACATCTGCGGTGCCAGGCCTCGAAAAGAACTTCAGACCTCGCCCCCCTACGCTCGTGACCGTTGACGGTCTGGATCACTGGATGCAAAACTCCGCGTACCGCAACGCCAAACACGAGCCTATCCACGCGCACGACTTTGTCTTTGTGCGACACTTCCTGAACCTGTTGATGCCTGGCAAAGGAAAGTCTACCCTTCCCAATGGTGGAGCCCTCCTCTATGCCACGTCTAGCTCCAACAGCCCGTCCATTTACGCCTTCGATGTCGCGCTCAAGCAAGTTGCAGCACGCCACGCTGGAGTAGACCCCTCGTCTTCTGAATTCCCTACTCCGCGACCATATAGCAACCCGGACCCGCGCGTCCTCGAGGCATTCAACTCGCCGAAACCTACAGCTGCTAAGGAGGGTATGCTGGACGTGCAGGAACTTGGTGGGTTGACCAAAGACGAAGCTCGCGGCTACCTGGAATACTTCGCACGCAGCGGTCTACTTCGGGAGACGGTCAGCAACGAATCGGCTAGTGAGAAGTGGACGCTggctggcggcggcgtgATCGGTGAGCTCGAGAAACTGGGCAGGCGGCTGCGGGTGGCTGCATAGATAAAGTCCCTTTCAGAGAGCAGGTGGTCTGAatgctcttctcttttcctccttggtCTGGGTCTCTGCTCTCCATATGCTGCGAGTTAGATTCCTGTATCTACCTGTACTTTACTGTTTGTTTTCGAGTGTATGTTTTGTATGCATATAATGAAATGGGAATTCTGTCTAAACCAAA encodes the following:
- a CDS encoding mitochondrial 37S ribosomal protein mS29 (transcript_id=CADANIAT00004979); the encoded protein is MASSFCSGCLTRLRQGPRAVLPPTTAVSRAAFHTSTALHRAVQKPKVSGHEGPKYRVGAAVKIKKKKPMEKSRPPAVGERKALRKRIILSNPNALEVEGMQELNGETMVDSRLRGQVLALPVPMIDQLRAVQAFKTSQGWSIFRRPGTVLRRETLEMGRLFDNISGEAAGSRTVVKKIITGQRKTGKSVHLLQAMAMGFTKEWVVITVPEARDLVTGTTSYAPLSEEEPNAYVQNAVTAALLSRTVTANQKVLSALHISQHHPALSAVKPGMTLEDLAKLGIQDQANAWPVFKALWAELTATSAVPGLEKNFRPRPPTLVTVDGLDHWMQNSAYRNAKHEPIHAHDFVFVRHFLNLLMPGKGKSTLPNGGALLYATSSSNSPSIYAFDVALKQVAARHAGVDPSSSEFPTPRPYSNPDPRVLEAFNSPKPTAAKEGMLDVQELGGLTKDEARGYLEYFARSGLLRETVSNESASEKWTLAGGGVIGELEKLGRRLRVAA